In Rhodococcus sp. OK302, one genomic interval encodes:
- a CDS encoding glycosyltransferase family 4 protein translates to MGGNPVAAHSYSPRTASTRMKVLQVSDSYPPAKGGLERTVQALATGLSADGTEVSVATLGRNGAEPPSLDGSVTIHRLDGWTRFLRRFTADPSHQFHPTAPDPALVRRLQEIIDLQRPDIVHAHGWILHSCLRLRLPPTTALVATLHDYGLNCAKKTLVHRETLDTVCPGPSIRRCLACASAFYGAPKGVPLVLGLTESRHRLGRVTMFLPISAAVADACLKGVSPERFTVVPSFVPDTVSTEGQSVDTSDFLPHKDFLLFVGAVGPHKGIDTLLHAHRLMRNPIPLVVIGMLRPDSPPFHTPAGDSAARPVTVLTDLSHEQVIAAMRLSRIVCVPSRWAEPQGLVAIEAMTVGTPVVASDVGGLHEVVHHERTGLLVRPGNTQSLAAALDRLLEDPGLRTQLVDAGRIRAHDYTESTVIPDVRRAYTQALARRSAGL, encoded by the coding sequence GTGGGCGGCAATCCGGTGGCGGCACATAGCTACTCCCCGCGCACCGCGAGTACTCGAATGAAGGTGCTCCAGGTTTCCGACAGCTATCCTCCTGCCAAGGGAGGCCTCGAGCGTACCGTCCAGGCCCTGGCCACAGGTTTGAGCGCCGACGGAACCGAAGTCAGCGTCGCAACACTCGGCAGAAATGGTGCGGAACCGCCTAGCCTCGACGGTAGCGTCACCATCCACCGCCTCGACGGGTGGACCCGATTCCTGCGAAGGTTCACTGCGGATCCGTCACATCAGTTTCATCCCACCGCCCCCGACCCGGCACTTGTCCGGCGCCTACAGGAAATCATCGATCTGCAACGACCCGATATCGTGCATGCACACGGATGGATTCTGCATTCCTGTCTACGACTTCGCCTTCCACCGACCACGGCACTGGTGGCCACTCTTCACGACTATGGTCTCAACTGCGCGAAGAAGACACTCGTCCATCGAGAAACACTCGATACAGTGTGTCCTGGTCCATCGATCCGCCGCTGTCTCGCGTGCGCGAGTGCCTTCTACGGCGCACCCAAAGGTGTACCACTGGTGTTAGGTCTCACCGAATCCCGTCACCGATTGGGCCGAGTCACCATGTTTCTACCGATCAGCGCGGCCGTCGCCGACGCCTGTTTGAAAGGTGTCAGTCCGGAGCGATTCACTGTCGTGCCGTCGTTCGTACCAGATACAGTCTCCACCGAGGGGCAGTCCGTCGACACATCGGACTTTCTCCCGCACAAGGACTTTCTTCTCTTCGTCGGCGCCGTCGGGCCTCACAAGGGAATCGATACCCTTCTCCATGCCCACCGACTCATGCGTAACCCGATTCCTCTTGTTGTCATCGGGATGTTGCGCCCGGACTCCCCGCCCTTCCACACACCGGCCGGCGACTCTGCCGCACGCCCGGTCACCGTGCTCACCGACTTGTCTCACGAGCAGGTGATTGCCGCGATGAGACTTTCCCGAATCGTCTGTGTTCCATCGAGATGGGCTGAACCACAAGGACTTGTCGCCATCGAGGCAATGACCGTGGGAACTCCCGTCGTGGCCTCCGACGTCGGCGGGTTGCACGAGGTGGTACATCACGAACGGACCGGGCTTCTGGTCCGCCCCGGCAATACACAGAGTCTCGCGGCGGCGCTCGATCGCTTGCTCGAAGATCCCGGACTGCGCACACAACTTGTCGACGCGGGGAGGATTCGGGCCCACGACTACACAGAATCAACTGTGATTCCCGACGTTCGACGGGCCTATACGCAAGCCCTCGCGCGACGATCTGCGGGTCTTTGA
- a CDS encoding lipopolysaccharide biosynthesis protein has protein sequence MKNTLGTLPSIARKRISEDSMLRNSSYMMVSTVLTSMMGYVFWLVVAHTSTTEAIGLGAATTSAMQATAILASVGVATAMVEWLPLTVTSEQWRRILTAAVSVVIVTATIGSAVVVLLFGHGLNTIPALSTSIGALTFGIGATFFALGTLADCVAVALRRSGLLLARNMLFTGIRIPLLFLPIVVSGTNNEILTAWTASAAISVAFSVFALRRVRGTHSMRPLFGHFVADVKRMASSLLGQHLVTVAASLTTFALPILVVARLSETDGAYFYATWMVGAVFFMISPCVAMSLFAETAADPESIPVLVRRCIRIIASLLGPLIVLYLVAGGLVLELFGESYSENGRVLLIMLTLSAIPDAVTNIAVAVLRAVGNLQTAVILNVTMLLSCLGLSWVLLPSLGIVAVGISWTVSQSGGALWAAIRWRHIATPRAPRVLE, from the coding sequence ATGAAAAACACACTAGGCACACTGCCTTCCATCGCGCGCAAACGAATATCCGAAGATTCCATGTTGCGCAACAGTTCCTACATGATGGTGAGCACGGTTCTCACGTCGATGATGGGGTACGTCTTCTGGCTCGTTGTCGCTCACACGTCCACCACCGAGGCCATCGGGCTAGGCGCTGCGACGACAAGTGCCATGCAGGCAACAGCGATACTTGCCAGCGTAGGTGTGGCCACAGCAATGGTGGAATGGCTTCCGCTGACCGTCACCAGCGAACAATGGCGTCGCATTCTCACTGCTGCGGTGTCAGTCGTGATCGTCACCGCCACCATCGGCTCCGCAGTCGTCGTCCTCCTATTCGGGCACGGACTCAATACCATTCCAGCGCTGAGCACATCAATCGGCGCTCTTACATTCGGGATCGGGGCAACGTTCTTCGCGCTCGGAACTCTCGCCGACTGCGTTGCCGTGGCACTGCGCCGGAGCGGACTACTCCTCGCCCGCAACATGTTGTTCACCGGAATTCGAATTCCGTTGCTGTTCCTACCGATTGTCGTTTCGGGAACCAACAACGAAATCCTCACAGCTTGGACGGCGTCGGCAGCGATCTCCGTTGCCTTCTCTGTGTTCGCCTTGCGGCGAGTGCGTGGCACTCACAGCATGCGACCACTGTTCGGGCATTTTGTCGCCGACGTCAAGCGCATGGCGAGTTCACTTCTCGGTCAGCATCTGGTGACTGTCGCTGCGAGTCTGACAACATTTGCATTGCCCATCCTCGTCGTGGCCCGACTCTCCGAGACCGACGGAGCGTATTTCTACGCCACCTGGATGGTCGGAGCTGTCTTCTTCATGATCAGTCCCTGCGTGGCGATGTCTCTGTTTGCCGAGACCGCAGCGGATCCCGAATCCATTCCGGTCCTCGTCCGACGCTGTATCCGCATCATCGCCTCCCTGCTCGGACCGCTGATCGTCCTCTATCTTGTTGCCGGCGGGCTCGTCCTAGAACTGTTCGGCGAGTCCTACAGTGAAAACGGGCGAGTCCTCTTGATCATGCTGACGCTCTCGGCCATCCCCGACGCCGTCACGAACATCGCCGTAGCTGTCCTGCGCGCGGTCGGCAACTTGCAAACGGCAGTGATCCTCAATGTGACGATGCTGCTGTCCTGCCTGGGATTGTCATGGGTCTTGTTGCCTTCTCTGGGAATTGTGGCGGTGGGGATCAGTTGGACTGTGAGCCAGAGTGGAGGTGCGCTGTGGGCGGCAATCCGGTGGCGGCACATAGCTACTCCCCGCGCACCGCGAGTACTCGAATGA
- a CDS encoding glycosyltransferase encodes MSRKAKVAVVGPSFHFLSGISAYTCRLTNELSTQCDTSVLLLRRVIPRRLYPTAHRSRTADTTLRYRDNVTVLGELDWYWFPGILSALRHLRAEKPDILLLQWWTAATLHTYIVLALAARMIGIRVALEFHETQDTDESSLFLAQAYCRRLMPLLLALVGGALIHSRYDLQLLRRTYGAAAIDRLEVELAPHGPYDHIASPTAETVPAAHDASPTRLLYFGLIRPYKGLEDLVLAFNHLSADQAAQFHLTIVGETWEHWDTPAELVSASPHRRHITFVNRYVSDTEAAEFFRGADALVLPYRRGSASGPLHIAMHAGLHVVLYAVGGLIEATQSYEGAHLVASNDVEALRTALMSLPPHRTQRFIDHTSWSSTVHSVERLARPPATSGVSP; translated from the coding sequence ATGTCGCGCAAGGCGAAGGTCGCTGTGGTGGGTCCGAGTTTTCACTTCCTGAGCGGAATTTCGGCATACACCTGCCGCCTGACCAACGAATTGAGCACACAATGCGACACATCGGTGCTGCTGCTCCGGCGCGTTATTCCCCGACGGCTGTACCCGACTGCTCACCGCTCGCGCACCGCCGACACCACACTTCGGTACAGAGATAACGTCACAGTTCTCGGCGAATTGGACTGGTACTGGTTTCCCGGAATCCTGTCCGCTCTACGCCACCTCCGAGCTGAGAAGCCCGATATCCTTCTACTTCAATGGTGGACTGCTGCAACACTTCACACCTACATCGTTCTGGCCCTCGCCGCGCGCATGATCGGCATTCGTGTGGCCCTCGAGTTTCACGAAACTCAGGACACCGACGAGTCGTCATTGTTCCTGGCTCAAGCCTATTGCAGACGACTCATGCCATTACTGCTGGCACTGGTTGGCGGCGCACTGATTCACAGCCGTTACGACCTACAGTTGCTCAGGCGTACATACGGGGCTGCCGCAATCGATCGGCTCGAGGTGGAATTGGCGCCGCACGGCCCGTACGACCACATCGCCTCTCCTACAGCCGAAACCGTGCCGGCGGCGCATGATGCGAGCCCGACGAGGTTGTTGTACTTCGGTCTCATCCGCCCGTACAAGGGTCTCGAAGACCTCGTGCTCGCGTTCAATCATCTCAGCGCAGATCAAGCCGCGCAGTTCCACCTGACGATTGTCGGCGAAACGTGGGAGCACTGGGACACGCCGGCGGAGCTCGTTTCCGCAAGCCCACATCGTCGGCACATCACCTTCGTCAACCGGTACGTCAGCGACACCGAAGCCGCCGAATTCTTCCGTGGTGCAGACGCATTGGTACTACCCTATCGACGTGGCTCAGCCAGTGGCCCCTTGCACATCGCCATGCATGCGGGACTCCACGTCGTGCTCTACGCGGTCGGTGGTCTGATCGAAGCCACACAGTCCTATGAAGGCGCTCACCTTGTCGCATCAAATGACGTCGAGGCACTCCGAACCGCGTTGATGTCGCTGCCTCCACACCGCACTCAACGCTTCATTGATCACACGTCATGGTCGTCGACGGTCCACTCAGTCGAAAGATTGGCTCGACCCCCGGCTACGAGCGGGGTGAGTCCATGA